One genomic window of Halorhabdus sp. CBA1104 includes the following:
- the serB gene encoding phosphoserine phosphatase SerB, which produces MIVAFDFDGTLSGDEMTTFLAERCGVVEQMDSITERAMAGEIEYAQSLRERCGLLEGLDDSEAVEAFQEVHLRPGAADVIEALNDAGVTTAILTGGFERGVAAALETAAVSVDRIVANRLPVEDDQLTGEVEGPLIEGTKDDALAALASECGVDMDETVAVGDGANDLPMLEVAGLAVGFEPKSAVEPACDVVVESMPELQALLEDDGVL; this is translated from the coding sequence ATGATAGTCGCCTTCGACTTCGATGGCACCCTCTCCGGGGACGAGATGACGACGTTCCTGGCCGAGCGCTGTGGCGTCGTCGAGCAGATGGATTCGATTACCGAGCGCGCAATGGCCGGCGAGATCGAGTACGCCCAGAGCCTTCGCGAACGGTGTGGGCTCTTGGAGGGCTTGGACGACAGCGAGGCCGTCGAGGCCTTCCAAGAGGTCCACTTGCGACCCGGCGCAGCCGACGTGATCGAGGCGCTGAACGACGCCGGCGTCACCACCGCGATCCTGACTGGCGGCTTCGAGCGCGGGGTCGCGGCGGCACTCGAAACGGCCGCCGTTTCCGTCGACCGGATCGTCGCCAACCGATTGCCCGTCGAAGACGACCAGCTCACGGGGGAGGTCGAGGGACCCCTGATCGAAGGTACCAAGGACGACGCCTTGGCAGCACTGGCCAGCGAGTGCGGTGTCGATATGGACGAGACAGTCGCCGTCGGTGACGGCGCCAACGACCTGCCGATGCTGGAAGTCGCGGGGCTTGCCGTCGGTTTCGAGCCGAAATCGGCCGTCGAGCCGGCCTGTGATGTGGTCGTCGAGTCGATGCCCGAACTGCAGGCGCTTCTCGAAGACGACGGCGTACTCTGA
- a CDS encoding ABC transporter ATP-binding protein — MTLELAGLETAYEGFALGPLSLTVPDGVTAVLGPSGAGKSTVLELIAGFESPAMGTITLNGARIDQVPPENRDVGMVFQDAALFPHLSVEANLRFGAPAGADIDETVSTLAVGDLLSRDPTTLSGGERQRVALARTLVTDPDALLLDEPLSSLDAPIRRRLRLDLRDVLAGLDIPVVYVTHDQDEAAIVGDRLAVIIDGEIRQEGAIEAVFDAPATPAVARFLGVANLIEGTVIERTDGRTTVDIGPTTLSVPIADDGEPLHVTVGVRPDAITVQQQTAQPNALSVRVERVFSQHAAAIVVATSDDVGPLRATVDESTAAALTPGQRCSFVLAPEQIHLFPAEHA, encoded by the coding sequence GTGACGCTCGAACTGGCCGGCCTCGAAACCGCTTACGAGGGGTTCGCGCTCGGCCCCCTCTCGCTCACTGTCCCCGACGGCGTCACGGCCGTCCTTGGCCCCTCTGGGGCGGGCAAGTCGACCGTGCTCGAACTGATCGCCGGCTTCGAGAGCCCCGCTATGGGGACGATCACCCTGAACGGAGCGCGGATCGACCAGGTTCCGCCCGAGAATCGGGACGTGGGCATGGTGTTTCAGGATGCAGCGTTGTTCCCACACCTCTCCGTCGAAGCAAACCTTCGATTCGGCGCGCCAGCCGGAGCCGATATCGACGAGACAGTCAGCACACTCGCCGTCGGTGACTTGCTGTCCCGCGATCCGACGACGCTCTCGGGCGGGGAGCGCCAGCGCGTCGCCCTGGCCCGGACGCTGGTGACCGATCCCGACGCCCTGTTGCTCGATGAGCCCCTCTCCAGTCTCGATGCACCGATTCGACGCCGCCTTCGACTCGACTTGCGTGACGTACTGGCTGGCCTGGATATCCCGGTCGTCTACGTGACTCACGATCAAGACGAAGCCGCTATCGTCGGCGATCGGCTGGCTGTCATCATCGACGGCGAGATTCGCCAGGAGGGGGCCATCGAGGCTGTCTTCGACGCCCCGGCGACGCCTGCGGTGGCTCGCTTTCTCGGTGTGGCGAACCTCATCGAAGGGACGGTCATCGAGCGGACGGACGGGCGGACGACGGTCGATATCGGCCCCACGACACTCTCCGTCCCGATCGCAGACGATGGCGAGCCACTTCACGTGACTGTTGGGGTTCGTCCAGATGCGATCACCGTCCAGCAGCAGACGGCCCAGCCGAATGCCCTCTCCGTTCGTGTCGAGCGCGTTTTCTCTCAGCACGCGGCTGCCATCGTGGTCGCCACGAGCGACGACGTTGGCCCGCTCCGAGCGACGGTCGACGAATCCACGGCAGCAGCTCTCACTCCCGGACAGCGCTGTTCGTTCGTACTCGCCCCCGAGCAGATCCACCTGTTTCCCGCCGAGCACGCCTGA
- the fabG gene encoding 3-oxoacyl-ACP reductase FabG, with protein sequence MDAKTCVVTGGSRGIGRGIAERFGEDGCSVAVNYHSSEAAAAEVVEAIEAAGGEAVAVQADVTDPEAVGRMAADVREAFGSIDVLVNNAGINQDVFFEEMTHEQWEAVLDVHLDGAFHCTQTFYDDIVEAPDGRLINISSIVAKGGNLGQANYATAKAGIFGFTRTLALELAREGSTANCVAPGFIDTSMVSDLPEAIVEQVEEDTPLGRIGDVAEIADVVAFLASARSSFITGEVIDVNGGMDL encoded by the coding sequence ATGGACGCGAAAACGTGTGTCGTGACGGGTGGGTCTCGTGGGATCGGACGCGGAATCGCCGAACGCTTCGGCGAAGACGGCTGTTCGGTCGCCGTCAACTACCACAGTTCGGAGGCGGCCGCCGCCGAGGTCGTCGAAGCCATCGAGGCGGCCGGTGGCGAGGCGGTCGCCGTCCAGGCCGACGTCACCGACCCCGAAGCAGTCGGACGCATGGCCGCGGACGTCCGGGAGGCGTTCGGATCGATCGACGTGCTCGTCAACAACGCCGGGATCAACCAGGACGTCTTCTTCGAGGAGATGACCCACGAGCAGTGGGAGGCCGTCCTGGACGTCCACCTCGACGGAGCCTTCCACTGCACCCAGACGTTCTACGACGATATCGTCGAGGCCCCGGACGGCCGCCTCATCAACATCTCCAGTATCGTCGCCAAGGGCGGCAACCTCGGGCAGGCCAACTACGCGACGGCGAAAGCCGGGATATTCGGGTTCACGCGGACGCTCGCTCTCGAACTCGCCAGGGAGGGCTCGACGGCCAACTGTGTCGCGCCGGGCTTTATCGACACCAGCATGGTGTCTGACCTCCCCGAGGCGATCGTCGAACAAGTGGAGGAAGACACGCCGCTTGGCCGCATCGGCGACGTCGCGGAAATCGCCGACGTGGTCGCCTTCCTCGCCAGTGCGCGCTCGTCGTTCATCACCGGCGAGGTGATCGACGTCAACGGCGGGATGGACCTGTAG
- the tsaA gene encoding tRNA (N6-threonylcarbamoyladenosine(37)-N6)-methyltransferase TrmO — MTDSPITIEPIGTIHTPFDSPEGMPIQPAGADTEGAVELQPAYAPGLADLAGFSHCILVYHFHESHGDASLRVEPFLDDVERGLFATRAPQRPNGIGLSVVTIESVDEETIHVQGIDVVDGTPLLDVKPFVPAFDVPDDTETGWMDASQADVHTARADDRFQ; from the coding sequence ATGACGGACAGTCCCATCACCATCGAACCGATTGGAACGATCCACACCCCCTTTGATAGTCCCGAAGGGATGCCGATTCAACCCGCCGGGGCCGACACGGAGGGGGCAGTCGAACTGCAGCCGGCGTACGCTCCGGGTCTGGCTGATCTGGCTGGGTTCTCTCACTGCATCCTCGTCTATCACTTCCACGAATCGCACGGGGACGCATCACTCCGGGTCGAACCGTTCCTCGATGACGTCGAACGCGGGCTCTTTGCGACGCGAGCCCCGCAGCGACCGAACGGGATCGGCCTCTCTGTCGTCACGATCGAGTCGGTCGACGAGGAAACGATACACGTCCAGGGAATCGACGTCGTGGACGGCACGCCGCTACTCGACGTCAAACCGTTCGTGCCGGCGTTTGACGTGCCCGACGACACCGAGACAGGGTGGATGGACGCCTCGCAGGCAGACGTACACACAGCGCGTGCCGACGATCGATTCCAGTAA